A region from the Gossypium hirsutum isolate 1008001.06 chromosome A08, Gossypium_hirsutum_v2.1, whole genome shotgun sequence genome encodes:
- the LOC107922874 gene encoding uncharacterized protein isoform X2 yields the protein MLVWHHDATGEYSVKSRYWALVTRKFQLSEYNSNTTNNYKKFYKLLWDILPSKIKIHMWRLIKDYVPHFNNLIKRSLRVVNVCPLRKEAPEDPDHLLWFCGALRQLWQSLNLSIDLSRNTSHYKNRLMLLLQKLRLVNERSSSRLIWVSGWLF from the exons ATGTTGGTTTGGCATCATGATGCCACCGGGGAGTACTCTGTGAAGAGTAGGTATTGGGCTTTGGTTACAAGAAAATTTCAGCTGTCTGAATACAACTCGAATACTACAAACAATTACAAAAAGTTCTACAAGTTACTTTGGGATATACTTCcttctaaaattaaaatacacaTGTGGCGGTTAATTAAAGATTATGTGCctcattttaataacttaatcAAGCGAAGTCTAAGAGTTGTCAATGTTTGCCCTCTGCGCAAGGAGGCTCCGGAGGATCCTGACCACTTATTGTGGTTTTGTGGTGCATTACGGCAGCTTTGGCAGTCTCTAAATCTCTCGATTGATCTCAGCAGGAATACCTCACATTACAAAAATCGATTA ATGCTTTTGTTGCAGAAGCTAAGGCTTGTGAACGAGCGCTCCTCTTCGAGATTGATATGGGTTTCAGGATGGTTATTTTGA
- the LOC107922874 gene encoding uncharacterized protein isoform X1 — translation MLVWHHDATGEYSVKSRYWALVTRKFQLSEYNSNTTNNYKKFYKLLWDILPSKIKIHMWRLIKDYVPHFNNLIKRSLRVVNVCPLRKEAPEDPDHLLWFCGALRQLWQSLNLSIDLSRNTSHYKNRLALQMLLLQKLRLVNERSSSRLIWVSGWLF, via the exons ATGTTGGTTTGGCATCATGATGCCACCGGGGAGTACTCTGTGAAGAGTAGGTATTGGGCTTTGGTTACAAGAAAATTTCAGCTGTCTGAATACAACTCGAATACTACAAACAATTACAAAAAGTTCTACAAGTTACTTTGGGATATACTTCcttctaaaattaaaatacacaTGTGGCGGTTAATTAAAGATTATGTGCctcattttaataacttaatcAAGCGAAGTCTAAGAGTTGTCAATGTTTGCCCTCTGCGCAAGGAGGCTCCGGAGGATCCTGACCACTTATTGTGGTTTTGTGGTGCATTACGGCAGCTTTGGCAGTCTCTAAATCTCTCGATTGATCTCAGCAGGAATACCTCACATTACAAAAATCGATTA GCGTTGCAGATGCTTTTGTTGCAGAAGCTAAGGCTTGTGAACGAGCGCTCCTCTTCGAGATTGATATGGGTTTCAGGATGGTTATTTTGA